Below is a genomic region from Flammeovirgaceae bacterium SG7u.111.
TAAGCAATACCTTTTTCATCAAAGAGGTACAAATACTGCTCAAACCTAAACCGTTGCGAAGGGGCTTCACCTTTGGGATAAGGCGCCAAGATCAAAATCCTCATTTCCAGTCTTAATTCAGCTAAAGTTCCCCGTATCCAACACTCGTTTTATCCCTTGCTCCAGCGGCAACATTTCTCTACCTAGCAGCTCTTTCATCTTAGATATATCAGGTTGTCTTCTGCTCATATCGCCTTCAGCCAATGGTGGCAGATGAATCAGCTTAGAACTCGATCCGGTAATGTCAACTATCAATTCTGCAAGCTGCTTAATGGTCACAAGATTATCGCTACCTATATTGGCTACATCATCTAGCACCTTGTTCTGGATAAGCGCGTTTACCGTAGCATCAATATTATCGTCTACATAGCAGAAAGTTCGAGTTTGACTACCATCGCCATATATTGTGATATCTTCATTGTGAAGTGCCGCTTTTAGAAATTTGGACATCACAAAATCAGTGCTTTGCTTTGGACCGTAGGTATTGAAAAAGCGAAATATGGTGTAATCCAAGCCAAACTCTTTTTTGTATGACTTACAATAAGCTTCGCCTATATTTTTGACTATTGCGTAAGGAAGGCGGGAATTGAGTGGAGTAGTGAGTTCATTTTGCGGAAGCTCTACAGGTTCGCCATACACTTCGGAAGACGAGGAATAGAATACTCGCTTAACACCTGTATTTTTGCACAAGTCCAATACATTTTTAATCCCTTGCACATCATTGAGCACCATTACCGGATTATCCAAAGTACGCTTCACCCCAACCACAGCGGCATAATGAAACACATAATCGAACCGATAGGCAGTCATCACAGGCGCAATGTCGTAGTAATTGTTCACATCGCACTTTACAAACTTACACCTTTTATTATCAGGGACTTTAGACAAATCCCCTGTAAGAAGGTTATCTACCAACACTAATTTATTTTCAGGATTTTCTAACAATTTGTCTGCTAAAGAACTTGGAATAAAGCCAGCTCCTCCCGTAATCAATATTCTACTCATCGTTTTTCAATTGTAGTTTATAAAAGCATCCGGTCTAAGGGTATCTTTTGAAATACACAGGCAAACCTCCCTGCAGTTTCATACTAAAAAGTACTTCTAAGAAAAAACTCGCCCAACGGTTTACTTTATTCTTCCCCAAATTTAGGCTTATAAAAAAAGGAAAAACAAAATTCATCCGCAACTTTATTTTATATAGGAAGGCTGTTCCTATATGTAATGTGTGCACATAGTGTTTTACCTAAAAATAAATCATTGAACCCTAGGGTAATTCGAGCATATTTTGGTTATTTGCGGAAAAAATCTGATGCTATGACTTACAAGCAAATAAACGAAGCAGCAAGTTATGTAAAACAGTTTTGCCAACAGAAACCTGTCTATGGGATTATTCTTGGAACCGGACTAGGAGCTTTGGTAGATGATGTGGAAATAGCACATGAAGTTCCGTACGAAGACATTCCGAATTTTCCCACCTCTACAGTAGAATCCCACTCTGGCAAGCTAATCATAGGTTTACTTTCTGGCAAGCCCGTGATAGTAATGCAAGGTAGGTTTCATTATTATGAGGGCTACAACATGAAAGAAATTACTCTTCCTGTAAGGGTGATGAAGCTATTAGGTGTAGAAAAACTTATTGTATCTAACGCTGCGGGCGCTCTAAACCCAAGCTACCAGATAAGCGACATAATGGTGATTGATGACCATATCAACATGCACTATGAAAACCCGCTTACGGGCAAAAACCTTGACGAGTTTGGCCCTAGATTTCCAGATATGAGCGAGCCTTACGACCAACAACTACTCGAACTTGCTCAAAAAGTAGCAAAGGAAAACAACATTACGATCAGGCAAGGAGTGTATGTAAGCCTTCCTGGACCTAACCTGGAAACCAAAGCAGAATACAAATTTATGAGGGTGATAGGTGCGGATGCGGTAGGGATGTCGACTGTGCCAGAGGTAATAGCCGCTCGCCATATGGACATGCCAGTTTTTGCCCTTTCGGTGCTAACAGACCTTTGCTCACCTGGAAAAGTCAAAAAAGTAGATATAAAAGATGTGCTTGCCGCCGCCGCAGTTGCCGAGCCCAAAATGACTCAGCTAATCAAAGAATTGATAAAACAAGATAGGTAAAATAGCTCCCAGTCTGTTAAAACCATATAAAACTAGCATTTTCATATCAAAAAACGCATTCAGATGTGTGATATGACGATTATTAAAGTTATAATTATCGGAGTTCGCTTTAAACCCATAAACTTTAATCGAAAACCATCATCAATCTAATTACCGATAACTAAAACAGGCAATACGCTATGTATGCACTAAAAACAATTTTGGTTGCACTAGACCTAACCAGTATTGACAATTACCTAGTAAGGTATGCTTTAAATTATTCAAAGCTGCTCGACTTGGATAAAATAGTATTTGTATATGTTGTCCAAGGTGTGAACCTTAAAGAAAAAGTAACAACCCCTGATGGGAACATCACAAAAAAAGAAGAAATAGCCACTAAGCTAAAAAACGAAGTAGACAAGAGTATCAGCGAGGCAGAACCTGGGCTTGAATTCGTTTTCTCAATCAAAAGTGGGGGGCACTTGAACGCGATACTTTCAGAAGCACAAAAACATGATGCTGGACAAATATTAGTTGGGAGGAAAAACTTAGCAGAAGGGCCGGGCAGACTTTCGAAAAGGCTAGCCAGAAGAGCCTTATGCTCTGTATTGACCGTACCAGATAAATCCGAACCTGATTTTAAAAAAATCCTAGTCCCTGTAGATTTTTCGGAACATTCCCACCTCGCCGTAGAAAGAAGCATCAGCGTAGCTAAAAAACACAACCTAGAACTACAATGCATGCATATCTACAACCTTCCTAATGGATACTTGGCATCGGGGAAAAGTAAAGAAGAGTTCTCCAAGATAATGAAGTCAAACGCACAAAAAAGATGGAACCACTTTTTAAGCGAAATAGATACCCAAGGCATGGAAATCAATTGTAAATTCTTTCTAGATATGCGCGCTAACCCTGCTAAGCTGATTTATAACACGGCTCTAATAGAACATGTCGATATGATCATATTAGGCTCGAGGGGAAGGACTAACGTAGCAGCAGCCTTTATTGGAAGTACCACAGAAAAATTATTAGGAGAAAACATGAGTATCCCAACCCTTGTGGTAAAAAACCGTACGTATAACCTAGGATTTTTCGATGCCTTGTTGAACTTCTAAGTTACAACTCGGCATCATCCCAAACCTTATCAACCACCAAATAGCACGACTTAAACTCATTTCAATGCTGGATATCGTATCCGTGCACCAGCATTTTTTTCGAACCATAAAAGTTAAAAAAAGAACATGAGTGAAATGCTCACCTCAGCAGGCCTCATTAGCTTGCTTACCCTCACCCTGCTCGAAATCATCTTAGGCATTGACAATATCATTTTTATCTCAATAGTAGCAGGTAAACTACCTGAATCACAAAGGGGTAAAGCTCGTTCTATAGGGATTTTGCTTGCATTAGGCGTAAGAATTTTGCTTCTCTTAGGAATCACATGGATCATTGGTTTGCAAGAGCCACTTATCGAGCTTGGCTTTTTAGAAATATTTGGACTAGACCCAAATTTGAGTGGCAAAGATTTGATTTTACTGATAGGTGGTCTATTTCTGATGGGTAAAAGTGTCGCAGAAATTCACGACAAAATAGAAGGTGAACACCATGATTCACCTAAGGCCAAAGTAAATAGCCTGGGAAAAGCCATTATCCAAATTGTATTGATCGACATCGTATTCTCTTTCGACTCTATCCTTACCGCTGTTGGTTTGGTAAAAAACGTGGCGATCATGATCACCGCAGTAATCATTTCTTTGAGTGTAATGCTGTTCTTTGCCAAGGCTATTGGTGATTTTGTAGAGAAGAACCCAACACTCAAAATGTTGGCACTTTCCTTCTTAGTGCTTATAGGCTTCTTATTAGTGGTAGAAGGGTTTGGCGAGCACATTCCAAAAGGGTACGTTTACTTCGCCATGGCATTTGCTTTTATTGTTGAGATGATCAACATGCGAGTTCGCAAGAAGACAATCCGGCAAGAATTACTAGATGAATAATCGACGGGGGGTATCTTGCCCTCTTCCTACGGGAGGTTCACCTTTCATGGTGTAAAGGTCGCCATTGTCAGACGGGTGAACTTCCAACACATTTGCCAACGTAAGCTTCACCAACACATCCGATGCTTCATGAGGCTTTATACTTGTATTTTCAGCCAAATACCGCATGTTTAACGTCTGGGTCCGATGAAAGCAGCGTAAAAGGGATTGCTCCACCTCCCCGTATTTAACTAAGTTGTCTTGATTTTTAGTCTGCCCTTTAAGCACCTTACGAACTTCCCGGCTCGTCTGCACGCTTTTGTCCTCCACCCTTATATACGCTCTGCCAATTTTTCTTTTCAAATTGTAAATCAAGAAAACTGGTTTCTGAATGCTTTCTTTTATTTTGAACACCAACACATCACGCTTCGCTGTCACTTTCACCCGCTCCAGTTGATAGTCTATAATTGGACTGCAGTGCTTGTCAATCACCTCCTGCATCGCAAACTCATCATCTTCGGCATGTTTGAGGCCTAGTACCGAACCATCATCATCTACTCCTATGAGTAAATACCCACCTTTCCTATTGGCGAAAGCCACGACTTCGCGCAGCACCTTGAGCGGATCAGCAACTTTTCGCTTAAATTCCACTTGAAGCCCTTCCCCCATTCCAGCGAGCTTCTTTACATCGTTCAGGTTCATGTCTTTTCGTTCTAAGTGATTGCCTATTAAACAGAGAACTTGGTAGTAGGGTTTCCCCACTTCCAACATAAGGGAATTTGGGAAATTTTCAAAATAGCAAACCTACTTTTGGAATAAAGATAGGTAAGAAAGGCAAAAGCAATTGGGCAAAAAAAGAGCCCCAGAAGGGACTCTCAATTTCAAATACGAAGTATTTTAGAATGCTAATCTTCATCTAGCACATAAATATGGGGCAAGTTCCTACCCAGACCATTATAATCCAACCCATAACCTACCACAAACTCATTCTTGATTTCAAACCCCAAATAATCAATCTTCACATCGGTCTGAAGGGCTTCAGGCTTAAACAGTAAAGAGGCAAGTTTGATAGAGGCTGGCTTATACTTAATCAATTCACCCAAGAGACTTTTCATAGTCAATCCCGTATCAATAATATCTTCTACTATGATCACGTCCCGGCCTTCAATCTCCCTATCGAAGCCGATCAACTGCACTACTTTCCCACTGCTTTTGGTATCGATGTACGAAGAATATTTAATAAAGGAAAACTCGGCAGGCATATCAATATTCTTTGCCAGCTCCGACAAAAACATAAAAGCGCCATTAAGCACTCCAATCAGAATTGGCTCCTTCCCCTCATAATCTTTCATCACTTGTGCACCAAGCTCTTTTACTTTTGCACTTACCGCCTTGTCGTCAATATAAATCTTGAATTTTTTATCGTGAACTTGCATCTTTAATCGAGGAGAATCATTGTTTTTGTAAAAAGAAGGCAAACTTACGAAGGCAAAAATAGGCATCGAAATATATTAGAACATTTTTTGGGAAAAGCATGGAGAAGAAAAGGTTTTATTCCATCCCCCCTGCCTTACGTAAAAAGCTCGTCGCTTAAA
It encodes:
- a CDS encoding NAD-dependent epimerase/dehydratase family protein — translated: MSRILITGGAGFIPSSLADKLLENPENKLVLVDNLLTGDLSKVPDNKRCKFVKCDVNNYYDIAPVMTAYRFDYVFHYAAVVGVKRTLDNPVMVLNDVQGIKNVLDLCKNTGVKRVFYSSSSEVYGEPVELPQNELTTPLNSRLPYAIVKNIGEAYCKSYKKEFGLDYTIFRFFNTYGPKQSTDFVMSKFLKAALHNEDITIYGDGSQTRTFCYVDDNIDATVNALIQNKVLDDVANIGSDNLVTIKQLAELIVDITGSSSKLIHLPPLAEGDMSRRQPDISKMKELLGREMLPLEQGIKRVLDTGNFS
- a CDS encoding purine-nucleoside phosphorylase: MTYKQINEAASYVKQFCQQKPVYGIILGTGLGALVDDVEIAHEVPYEDIPNFPTSTVESHSGKLIIGLLSGKPVIVMQGRFHYYEGYNMKEITLPVRVMKLLGVEKLIVSNAAGALNPSYQISDIMVIDDHINMHYENPLTGKNLDEFGPRFPDMSEPYDQQLLELAQKVAKENNITIRQGVYVSLPGPNLETKAEYKFMRVIGADAVGMSTVPEVIAARHMDMPVFALSVLTDLCSPGKVKKVDIKDVLAAAAVAEPKMTQLIKELIKQDR
- a CDS encoding universal stress protein, which codes for MYALKTILVALDLTSIDNYLVRYALNYSKLLDLDKIVFVYVVQGVNLKEKVTTPDGNITKKEEIATKLKNEVDKSISEAEPGLEFVFSIKSGGHLNAILSEAQKHDAGQILVGRKNLAEGPGRLSKRLARRALCSVLTVPDKSEPDFKKILVPVDFSEHSHLAVERSISVAKKHNLELQCMHIYNLPNGYLASGKSKEEFSKIMKSNAQKRWNHFLSEIDTQGMEINCKFFLDMRANPAKLIYNTALIEHVDMIILGSRGRTNVAAAFIGSTTEKLLGENMSIPTLVVKNRTYNLGFFDALLNF
- a CDS encoding TerC family protein; its protein translation is MSEMLTSAGLISLLTLTLLEIILGIDNIIFISIVAGKLPESQRGKARSIGILLALGVRILLLLGITWIIGLQEPLIELGFLEIFGLDPNLSGKDLILLIGGLFLMGKSVAEIHDKIEGEHHDSPKAKVNSLGKAIIQIVLIDIVFSFDSILTAVGLVKNVAIMITAVIISLSVMLFFAKAIGDFVEKNPTLKMLALSFLVLIGFLLVVEGFGEHIPKGYVYFAMAFAFIVEMINMRVRKKTIRQELLDE
- a CDS encoding ATP-binding protein, with translation MNLNDVKKLAGMGEGLQVEFKRKVADPLKVLREVVAFANRKGGYLLIGVDDDGSVLGLKHAEDDEFAMQEVIDKHCSPIIDYQLERVKVTAKRDVLVFKIKESIQKPVFLIYNLKRKIGRAYIRVEDKSVQTSREVRKVLKGQTKNQDNLVKYGEVEQSLLRCFHRTQTLNMRYLAENTSIKPHEASDVLVKLTLANVLEVHPSDNGDLYTMKGEPPVGRGQDTPRRLFI
- the hpt gene encoding hypoxanthine phosphoribosyltransferase, whose product is MQVHDKKFKIYIDDKAVSAKVKELGAQVMKDYEGKEPILIGVLNGAFMFLSELAKNIDMPAEFSFIKYSSYIDTKSSGKVVQLIGFDREIEGRDVIIVEDIIDTGLTMKSLLGELIKYKPASIKLASLLFKPEALQTDVKIDYLGFEIKNEFVVGYGLDYNGLGRNLPHIYVLDED